GTCGGTGAGGCCGAAGACGCCGATCGGGCTGTGCAGGTCGCCCGCGTGGTGGTCGGTCGTCCAGCCGTCCTTGCCGTTGCGGGAGGCCCAGACCGTGCCGGCGATCCAGCTGCCGTCGGCGGTACGGGTGTAGAGGACGGCGGTGCCGGTGTTCTGGTTCTTGCCCTTGCCGGTGACCAGCAGCACCTGCTGCGCGTTGGCCGGCACCCTCGCCGCGAAGGCGGCGCCGAGGCCGGGCAGGTGCTTCAGCGCCGCGGCGGGCGTGGCGCGGTCGATCGAACGGGAGGCGTCGCCGTCGCCGGTGCGGCCCGCGACGGGCGAGGCGGCGGGGTCGGTCGAGGCGGACGCGCTGCTGCCGTGGTGCGGGTTCAGGAAACCGGCCACCGCGATGACCGCGACCGCGGCCACCGAGCCCACCCCGAGGAAGCTCGTGCGCACCAGACGCTTGCGCCTGGCCCTG
This genomic interval from Streptacidiphilus rugosus AM-16 contains the following:
- a CDS encoding L,D-transpeptidase family protein, with the translated sequence MASHARTSSAPRLTRAQARAAARARARRKRLVRTSFLGVGSVAAVAVIAVAGFLNPHHGSSASASTDPAASPVAGRTGDGDASRSIDRATPAAALKHLPGLGAAFAARVPANAQQVLLVTGKGKNQNTGTAVLYTRTADGSWIAGTVWASRNGKDGWTTDHHAGDLHSPIGVFGLTDAGGLYANPGTKLPYTHSSAFQAPGTGFEGESLQDAFDYVVAINYNHVPGTSPLDGQRPMGTSRGGGIWVHVDHGGPTHGCVALSKADMAALLRALDPTKHPVIVMGDAASLAQ